In the genome of Streptomyces sp. V2I9, one region contains:
- a CDS encoding LCP family protein: MLRWSASVLSVLILATGATGYLYYEHLNGNIKKEDLTLGDKEMADHKANAAGQTPINILLIGSDARDSKANQELGGAKETFGAPPLADVQMLLHISADRSNLSVISMPRDTMLKMPKCTAPDGKVFPASQGDVQTNESLGRGGPGCTVATWYELTGIRIDHFMMIDFAGVVSMADAVGGVPVCVDANIHSRGADGKGSGLKLEKGTTYVKGEQALQWLRTRYGFEDNTDLGRAKAQHQYMNSMVRELRKGTKLSDPAKLMNLAEAATDALTVDKGLDTVKKLYDLAEEFKKVPTQRITMSTMPNVYGTGVNNGRVYPKAGDAEQLFRMVREDVPLDGKASKRKKPEATSDASAPVGEIAVAVRNGTAADGQGPAAGRAREVSDQLKEAGFVKTTVDPNNVTGVARTAILFPSADLEGDAQAVAKALGIPLSQVKKSTDVSGISLAVGTDWRENGVYPVSKGSEKTPESAGALKGDDEKACMKVNPNYTW; the protein is encoded by the coding sequence ATCCTGCGCTGGAGCGCCTCCGTGCTCTCGGTGCTCATACTCGCCACCGGCGCGACCGGTTACCTCTACTACGAGCACCTCAACGGCAACATCAAGAAGGAGGATCTGACCCTCGGCGACAAGGAGATGGCCGACCACAAGGCCAACGCCGCCGGGCAGACCCCGATCAACATCCTGCTCATCGGTTCCGACGCGCGGGACTCCAAGGCCAACCAGGAGCTGGGCGGGGCCAAGGAGACCTTCGGCGCACCGCCGCTCGCCGACGTGCAGATGCTGCTCCACATATCGGCGGACCGCAGCAACCTCTCGGTGATCAGCATGCCGCGCGACACGATGCTGAAGATGCCCAAGTGCACGGCCCCGGACGGCAAGGTCTTCCCGGCCAGCCAGGGGGACGTACAGACCAACGAGAGCCTGGGGCGCGGCGGTCCGGGGTGCACGGTGGCCACCTGGTACGAGCTGACCGGCATCCGCATCGACCACTTCATGATGATCGACTTCGCGGGCGTGGTCTCGATGGCCGACGCGGTCGGCGGCGTCCCGGTCTGCGTGGACGCCAACATCCACTCGCGCGGTGCCGACGGCAAGGGCTCCGGGCTCAAGCTGGAGAAGGGCACCACGTACGTCAAGGGCGAGCAGGCCCTCCAGTGGCTGCGCACCCGCTACGGCTTCGAGGACAACACCGATCTCGGGCGGGCGAAGGCCCAGCACCAGTACATGAACTCCATGGTCCGGGAGCTGCGCAAGGGCACCAAGCTGTCCGACCCGGCGAAGCTGATGAACCTCGCCGAGGCGGCCACGGACGCGCTGACGGTCGACAAGGGCCTCGACACGGTCAAGAAGCTGTACGACCTGGCGGAGGAGTTCAAGAAGGTCCCCACGCAGCGCATCACGATGTCGACCATGCCGAACGTGTACGGCACCGGCGTGAACAACGGCCGGGTCTACCCGAAGGCGGGCGACGCGGAGCAGCTGTTCCGCATGGTCCGCGAGGACGTGCCGCTGGACGGCAAGGCCTCCAAGCGGAAGAAGCCGGAGGCCACCTCGGACGCGTCGGCGCCGGTCGGCGAGATCGCGGTCGCCGTGCGGAACGGGACCGCTGCCGACGGGCAGGGTCCGGCGGCCGGCCGTGCGCGCGAGGTCTCGGACCAGCTGAAGGAGGCGGGCTTCGTGAAGACGACCGTCGACCCGAACAACGTGACCGGGGTGGCGCGGACCGCGATCCTGTTCCCGAGCGCGGACCTGGAGGGCGATGCGCAGGCGGTCGCCAAGGCGCTCGGGATTCCGCTGTCGCAGGTGAAGAAGTCCACCGATGTCTCGGGGATCTCGCTCGCGGTGGGCACGGACTGGCGCGAGAACGGCGTCTATCCGGTGTCGAAGGGCTCGGAGAAGACCCCGGAGTCGGCGGGCGCGCTCAAGGGCGACGACGAGAAGGCGTGCATGAAGGTCAACCCGAACTACACCTGGTGA
- a CDS encoding LCP family protein: MDAHSRGRADDIDPADQWVLNPHTGNYELRLDHSTGESNSAFGASGTARTATAGESGRRTGSRTGTREDAPAGMRHEVPGQRSRRSSQATRGAAAEPPAAGRRKRKPRKARKKKALLWTGGVMAFVVVGTSLGAYLVYEKLNGNIDAIDVGDAGSKNVVTDGPMNILVIGTDKRTGKGNEGYGDKGSTGHADTNILFHVSEDRTNATAMSIPRDLVTEIPECETKQQDGSRAAIPGAASARFNTSLGQNGRDPGCTMKTVENITGVKPDHFMMVDFNAVKELTAAVGGVKVCMAKPIDDPKSHLKLPQGESTVQGEKALALLRTRDSFGNRSDLDRIKVQQQFLGSMIREMKSSDTLTNPKKLYKLADAATNALTVDTAIGDAKKLMTLAQEISKVNTENITFVTMPVKDNPAEPRPVTVVVDETKAEPLFAMLRSDTSLTEVKQKEKAAKSKQAALLKGPKAAPADVRVDVLNGGEIPGAAGSTVTWLQNEQGVLKSTNKANAPEKIKKTTLEYAPNQADQARALAEMMGLPAAAMKQGTADAEGLQAMVLTLGADFKGAGQLITGPAKAPEGVDQARADKAVCAK; this comes from the coding sequence GTGGACGCGCACAGTCGTGGACGGGCGGACGATATCGACCCCGCCGACCAGTGGGTACTCAACCCGCACACCGGTAATTACGAATTGCGACTGGACCACTCCACAGGGGAGTCGAACAGTGCTTTCGGCGCCTCCGGTACCGCGCGGACGGCCACGGCCGGGGAGAGCGGCCGCCGTACCGGTTCGCGGACCGGTACGCGGGAGGACGCCCCGGCCGGGATGCGCCACGAGGTACCGGGCCAGCGCAGCCGGCGCAGCTCCCAGGCGACGCGTGGCGCCGCCGCCGAGCCGCCCGCGGCGGGCCGCAGGAAGCGCAAGCCCCGCAAGGCGCGCAAGAAGAAGGCGCTGCTGTGGACCGGTGGCGTGATGGCGTTCGTCGTGGTGGGCACCTCGCTCGGCGCGTACCTGGTGTACGAGAAGCTCAACGGGAACATCGACGCCATCGACGTGGGTGACGCGGGGAGCAAGAACGTCGTCACCGACGGCCCGATGAACATCCTCGTCATCGGCACCGACAAGCGCACCGGCAAGGGCAACGAGGGCTACGGCGACAAGGGCAGCACGGGCCACGCCGACACGAACATCCTGTTCCACGTCTCCGAGGACCGCACCAACGCGACGGCGATGAGCATCCCGCGCGACCTGGTGACCGAGATCCCCGAGTGCGAGACGAAACAGCAGGACGGCAGCAGGGCTGCCATCCCCGGCGCCGCGAGCGCACGCTTCAACACCAGCCTCGGCCAGAACGGGCGTGACCCGGGCTGCACGATGAAGACGGTCGAGAACATCACCGGCGTCAAGCCGGACCACTTCATGATGGTCGACTTCAACGCGGTCAAGGAGCTGACCGCGGCGGTCGGCGGCGTCAAGGTCTGCATGGCCAAGCCGATCGACGACCCGAAGTCGCATCTGAAGCTTCCGCAGGGCGAGTCGACGGTGCAGGGCGAGAAGGCGCTGGCCCTGTTGCGTACGCGCGACAGCTTCGGCAACCGGAGCGACCTCGACCGGATCAAGGTGCAGCAGCAGTTCCTCGGCTCGATGATCCGCGAGATGAAGTCGAGCGACACCCTGACCAACCCGAAGAAGCTCTACAAGCTGGCCGACGCGGCGACCAACGCGCTGACCGTCGACACGGCCATCGGCGACGCGAAGAAGCTGATGACGCTCGCCCAGGAGATCTCCAAGGTCAACACGGAGAACATCACCTTCGTCACGATGCCGGTGAAGGACAACCCCGCCGAGCCCCGGCCCGTCACCGTGGTCGTGGACGAGACGAAGGCCGAACCGCTCTTCGCGATGCTGCGCTCCGACACCTCGCTGACCGAGGTGAAGCAGAAGGAGAAGGCCGCCAAGAGCAAGCAGGCGGCCCTGCTCAAGGGCCCCAAGGCCGCTCCGGCCGACGTCCGCGTGGACGTCCTCAACGGCGGTGAGATCCCCGGTGCGGCCGGTTCGACCGTCACCTGGCTCCAGAACGAGCAGGGGGTGCTGAAGTCCACCAACAAGGCCAACGCACCCGAGAAGATCAAGAAGACGACGTTGGAGTACGCGCCCAACCAGGCCGACCAGGCACGGGCGCTCGCCGAGATGATGGGGCTGCCCGCCGCGGCCATGAAGCAGGGCACCGCGGACGCCGAGGGTCTTCAGGCGATGGTGCTGACGCTGGGGGCGGACTTCAAGGGCGCGGGGCAGCTCATCACCGGACCGGCGAAGGCTCCGGAGGGCGTCGACCAGGCACGCGCCGACAAGGCGGTATGCGCCAAGTGA
- a CDS encoding LCP family protein: protein MDADVTDSAGPPSDPDHPAGDTPQDRSQEESVPEGAPRGEGGDGRTAPPGEAGNAEGADDGEEGGSAHATGTAETTGESDPAGSGVPEAGPEAGPEAGGRGSGVQTWADRPKDGVVVARRRRWLRWSALAASFLVLVAAGVGWWMYKKLDGNITTDTSAAAELKAYERERPTPVVMDAQNILLIGSDSRAGENSEYGRDDGGSQRSDTTILLHLAADRKSATAVSLPRDLMAEIPSCRTADDKKSRERFAQFNSAFETGGTACTIRTVERMTGIRIDHHMVVDFNGFKDMVDAVDGVEICLRKPIDDKDAHLDLPAGRQTLDGEEALGYVRARKSLGNGSDTERMERQQQFLGALVNKMQSNGVLLNPARLYPVLDAATKSLTTDPGLDSLRDLYDLVRGMRDVPTDQVRFLTVPRQPYRQDPNRDELVEPDAGELFRQLREDKPVAVVPAGELEEARQDQEEKQDGKPDDAGSASPTPAPTYSGSSAADDLCKQ, encoded by the coding sequence ATGGACGCAGACGTGACCGACAGTGCTGGCCCGCCGTCCGACCCGGACCACCCGGCCGGGGACACACCGCAGGACAGGTCGCAGGAGGAGTCCGTCCCCGAGGGCGCGCCCCGCGGGGAGGGCGGTGACGGCCGTACCGCACCTCCCGGAGAGGCCGGGAACGCCGAAGGGGCCGACGACGGCGAGGAGGGCGGGTCGGCCCACGCCACCGGGACGGCCGAGACGACCGGGGAATCCGACCCCGCCGGGAGCGGAGTCCCCGAGGCCGGGCCCGAGGCCGGGCCCGAGGCCGGCGGTCGCGGCTCCGGCGTGCAGACCTGGGCCGACCGGCCCAAGGACGGCGTCGTCGTCGCACGCAGAAGGCGCTGGCTGCGGTGGAGCGCGCTCGCCGCCTCGTTCCTCGTGCTGGTCGCCGCCGGGGTCGGCTGGTGGATGTACAAGAAGCTCGACGGGAACATCACGACCGACACGAGCGCCGCCGCCGAGCTGAAGGCGTACGAGAGGGAGCGGCCGACGCCGGTGGTGATGGACGCCCAGAACATCCTGCTCATCGGCTCCGACAGCAGGGCCGGGGAGAACAGCGAGTACGGCCGGGACGACGGCGGCAGTCAGCGCTCCGACACCACGATCCTGCTGCACCTCGCGGCGGACCGGAAGAGCGCGACGGCGGTGTCCCTCCCCCGCGACCTCATGGCGGAGATCCCCAGCTGCCGTACGGCCGACGACAAGAAGTCCCGCGAGCGGTTCGCGCAGTTCAACTCGGCGTTCGAGACGGGCGGCACCGCCTGCACGATCCGCACCGTGGAGCGGATGACCGGTATCCGGATCGACCACCACATGGTCGTCGACTTCAACGGCTTCAAGGACATGGTGGACGCCGTCGACGGCGTCGAGATCTGCCTCCGGAAGCCGATCGACGACAAGGACGCGCATCTGGACCTCCCGGCGGGCCGGCAGACGCTGGACGGCGAGGAGGCGCTCGGCTACGTACGGGCGCGCAAGTCCCTCGGCAACGGCAGCGACACCGAACGCATGGAGCGCCAGCAGCAGTTCCTGGGTGCCCTGGTCAACAAGATGCAGAGCAACGGCGTCCTGCTCAACCCGGCGCGGCTCTACCCGGTGCTCGACGCGGCGACCAAGTCACTGACCACGGATCCGGGCCTCGACTCGCTGCGGGACCTGTACGACCTGGTGCGCGGGATGCGCGATGTGCCCACCGACCAGGTGCGGTTCCTGACCGTGCCCCGGCAGCCGTACCGCCAGGACCCGAACCGGGACGAACTCGTCGAACCGGACGCCGGGGAGCTGTTCAGGCAACTCCGCGAGGACAAGCCCGTCGCGGTGGTCCCGGCCGGCGAACTCGAGGAAGCGCGGCAGGACCAGGAAGAGAAGCAGGACGGGAAGCCGGACGACGCCGGCTCCGCGAGCCCGACGCCCGCGCCCACCTATTCGGGCTCGAGTGCGGCCGACGACCTGTGCAAGCAGTAA